Genomic DNA from Funiculus sociatus GB2-C1:
GCATTCAGTTTTTGTAAAGCTTCCTCGGCTTGTTTGCGCTGGGTGATGTCGGTGGAAATGCCACAAACGGCATAAGGGACACCACTAGAGTCATAAAGGGGAAATTTGATGGAAAGATAAGTGTGTATCCCGTCGTCAAGAGGAACACTTTCTTCAATCTCTAAAGAAGTTGTGGCTTGAAGTACATTCAAGTTATTTTCGGCAAATCTATCGGCTATCTCCAATGGCCAAATGTCGTACAGGCTTTTACCTACAATCTGCTCTTTAGGAACCCGGAACAATTCTTCATACCTGCGATTGACCAACTGGTATTTATTCTGAGTATCAGTTAAGTAAATGAACGCTGGGGAGTTATCTAAAATTGCCTGTAGGCGCTGTTGGCTTTCTCTCAGTTCCTCCTGAGCCTTTTTACTCTCAGTGATGTCGCTGCCAATTCCCAGAAACCCGGTGATGTTCCCCTCTGCGTCGTGTAAAGCTGTCACCGACAGCAGCATTCTAGAACGGCGGCCATCTTTACAGATATAAGTCCACTCCTGCTCGTCTGTTTCTCCGAGACGAGCTTTGGCAATAAGAACCTCGAATAATGGGAACTGCTCCGCTTGTTCCCCAAGCAAGAGCGATCGCTGCTTTAATTCCTCTGTATCATGAAATATGGCGGGGGTTGTTTTCCCCACTACTTCTTCGGCAGCATATCCTAATAAGGCTTCAGCCGCTCGATTAAAGGTAAGAATTGTGCCATCTACTGAAGTAGAAATAATTGTGTAATTGGCACCATCTAAAATTGCCCGTTGCAGGCTGGTTGTCCTTTGCAAAGCCGCTTCCGCTGCTTTACGTTCTTGTATTTGCTCTTGCAAATCTGCATTAGCTAATGCTAGTTCTGCCGTTCTTTCTTGAACGCGAATTTCTAATTCTTCGGTGGCTTTTCGCAACGCTGACTCTACTTGTTGGCGATCGCTAATATCTTCGGCAATGCCGACAATACGGTAAACTTGCCCTTGGGCATTACGAATGGGGAAAGCGCGATCGCGTATCCAGCATTGTTGACCGTTTGGCTGAATAATCCGGTATTGTTCATCATACTCGCCTGAAGCTTGTTTGGCGAAATCAGCGAGGATGCGATCGCGATCTTCCTCATGGATAGCATCCACAAAAGATTTAGGTTGCTCGTAAAGACTCTCTCGCGTGCGTCCCCAAATTTCTTCGTATGCAGGATTAATGTAGATTATCTTGTTCTTATCCGGGTCACTCATCCAGAATACTTCCCGGATATTATTAGTAATCTGACGGAAGCGTTCTTCACTCTCCTGTAGCGCCACTAAAGCTTGTTGACGTTCGACGATTTCACTTGCTAATTGTTCGTTAGAGCGTTTCAATTCTGTCATGTTATGCTCGATTCGCTCCTCCAGTTCTGCATTGAGTTGGCGAAGTTCCTCTTCTGCTTTTTGCCGCTGCTCGTCTATAGTATTTAATGATTTGGCATTTCCCCAAATCAAAATACTAAAAATCACCAGATTCATCACTCCAATTACTGTAAATCCTTCTTCGGCATTAACCTTATCGTGACGATAACCGACGAGGATAAACCACGATAAGATTGGCGGAATCAGAATTACAGCTAAAGATAAACGCCTCGCCATCATGCCGCCAGCGTTATTGCTGGTGATGACCGCCATCAATCCTTTGTCCGGACAAGCAAATAAAATCCCGATACTCAACAGCATGAACGCGATCGCACTGTGCAGCGCTATTTTGGTGTAGACACTAATTCCGTAAAATGAGGAAATGCCATATAAATACCCCAAAAAAGCCAGCCATCCGACTAAAAAAGCCGCGATGCTCAACATCTGAGCAAAATGATAATTGGGACGTTTTCTTAATAGTAATATCTGGGAAACGCCAAGAATGAGAAAATTTAGAGCTGTATTAAATGCCATCCTGCCTGGAGGGAAACTGTGAATGGCATTAATTGAGTCTTTTATCAGTAATTTATCGATACCGAAGTCTACGCTAAACCCATATTGTATCAACGTCAATAAACCAATTAAAGCAACGATAAAAGGTAAAACTAAATGATAAATCGGGACTCTTGAATCTTGACTATTAACTTTTGAAAATTCGCCAATTTCCAGTTTATTCATTTTTACCTTTCGCCTCTTGCCTTCTTTATACAGGGAAGCACCTGCGAGGATAAACAAAAGTGCTGCGTTGGCTTTCATTGTCACAAATCCCGGAAAAACGCTCTTGAGGATGGTAATGTCAAAAATCCATCCGATTATGACAAGACAGCCAATTGCAAATACAATAATACTGGCAGATTGAGAGATTGATTGCAGGTATTTGCTCAGACGCAAGTTAGTTTGCTGCATAATTTTGGGTTGGCTTTGATAGTGTATGTTGTTAGTTTTAAGTTGTTATAGAAATGCTTGCCGGAGTTGGAGAAAATAATGAACCGCAAAGAACGCAAAGAGCGCCAAGGAAGAGAAAGAAGAGAGACAGACGATTTTATGGAGGATTTAGGATTGTTATAAGTAGATGGATATAATTATTATGGGTACGACGCGAGCGTTACCTATCAAACCCCAGTCAATGTTGGGTTTCGTTCCTCAAGCATTCCCTATATCAGATGTTTAGTTTAATTATGTCTACATACTTAGTTATTTTTCTAATAAGAAGTGATCCTAATCACTGACAATTGATGAATTGACTAAAAAATAATGAAACAAAAAGAATTGAAACTTGTCTCTCTTATTCCGAGTGCTACCGAAATTTTAGCGATATTGGGGCTGACTGATGCTATTGTTGGGCGATCGCATGAATGCGACTATCCAAGAGAAATCCAAAATCTACCTGTCTGTACTCAGCCTAAATTTAATCCTGAAGGCAGCAGTCCAGAAATTCACGATCGCGTTACGGATTTGTTGCAATCGGCTCTGAGTGTCTATAAAGTTGAAACCGACATTCTAGAACAGCTGCAACCTACGCACATTGTTACTCAAGCTCAATGTGAAGTGTGTGCTGTTAGTCTGGCAGAAGTTGAGAAAGCTGTTGCCAGTCTTACCCATAGTCAGGCGCAAATTATTTCGTTACAGCCCAATTTCTTGAGCGATGTCTGGGATGATATTGCCAGAGTTGCTGCGGCTTTGGGGGTGGAATCGCAACCAGTTCTGACTGGGTTACAATCTCGGATTGATGGTTGTGTGGAAAAGACGCGATCGCTATCCTTAACAACTCGTCCCACTGTTGCTTGTATCGAGTGGATCGATCCATTGATGGCGGCGGGAAATTGGATTCCAGAATTAGTCAAAATGGCGGGAGGAGAATCGCTGTTTGGTGTTGCGGGAGAGCATTCTCCGTGGTTGAAGTGGGAAGAGATGGCGATCGCAAACCCTGCCATAATTATCTTCATGCCCTGTGGTTTCGACTTAAGCCGCACCCGTTCTGAAGCAATTGAGGTAATTCAGCGTCCCGAATGGCAAAGCTTGCAAGCTGTACAAACTGGCAGAATCTATCTTACCGATGGCAACGCCTACTTCAACCGTCCCGGCCCTAGATTAGTAGACTCTTTGGAGATATTAGCCGAAATTATCCATCCAGACATCTTCCACTTCGGATATCAAGGCACTGGATGGGAGTTTTTGTAACCTTTTTAATCTTCTTGAGAATCCCCGAAATAGCATTTCGGGGATTTTTCGTTTACGAAGCCGACTTGAATGTGTAGATTTTCTCGCTACACATTCGATTCATTGGGAAATTGAATGCGATCGCACAGCCATAAAACAACTTTGTGGGATTAAAAGATTTCTGGTAAGTTCTAGCTTTGTGGATAGCCTGCTTTAATAATTCATATAAAAAATTCTGTATCTAAATATACAATTTTTATTTAAATCATGACATCTATCAAGTTATCCTGACATTAACAAATAGCTTCTACACCTGCAAAACTTGTGAGTTCTAGAGTTGGGAAGGCATTCCAAGCTTTCACCAGGCTATTGCCTTTGGTTGCTGGCGTTGGCACTCCAGCTAAGTTCTCAGATTTTAGTCGTCTGTGAAATGTGATGTGAGTTGAAATCTCCCAAATCAATGCCGAAATCCAAAGAATCTTTTAATCACTTACCCCATACCGAATCAGCCGATCTCGGGATTCGCCTAAAGCAGCATAAAGACCTGTTTTTATTGCTTTCAATCGCGGCGGGGCTAATTTTTCTACAGGGGTACATGATTGCTCCCCTGATTCCACGTTTGGCTGAAGTTTTTAATGTTCCGGTTCAGGAAATCGGCTTTATCGTTCCAGCCTATATGCTGTCCTATGCACTGATGGCATTATTCTTCGGCCTCCTGTCCGATCGCTTTGGTCGATGGTCTATTATTCGCATCTCGCTTGCTCTTTTTGTCATTTGCACTGCTTTAACTGCCACCGCTCAAACTGCTTCGCAGATGGCAACCTGGCGGCTATTAACCGGGATTGGAGCAAGTGGTGTGATTCCTCTTACCTTCGCCTTAATTGGCGATTTATTCCCGTTTAATCAGCGAGGTGGCAAGCTAGGATTGGTGTTTGCAGCAATGGAAGGGGGAATGGCAGCAGGCTCTGCGGGGGGAGCGATTCTTGAGCCATTTGTCGGTTGGCGATCGCTCTTTATAGGTACTGCTGTGCTTGCTGCTGTTGTCCTTTGGCGGCTTCATCCTTACGGCTCTTTATTTGATACACCAAAAGTCACGAAATTACCGACTATTCGCCAAATATTTAGGGGATACAGCCAGATATTAGCCACCTTTCGGGGAAAACGTACATATATTTATGTTCTGTGGAATGGTATTTACCACTCTGGGGTATATACATGGCTAGGGTTGTATTTATCGCAACGGTACAACATGGATGCCTTGAGCATTGGTTTAAACATTCTTGGGTACGGCATTCCCGGATTATTGCTGAGTTCTCTAATTGGTCAAGCCGTGGATCGGTGGGGACGGCGTTGGCTAGTTCCAGCCGGGTTGGTCATGGCTGCTCTGGCTGGGATTGGAATGATTTTTGAGATTCCGCCAATCGGAACGACGATCGCAGTTCTTATTTTGTCTTTAGGGTATGACCTGACTCAACCGTTGTTTGTCGGAATTGTGACCGATCTCGGAGATGACAACAATTTGGGGCAAACGATGGGACTGAAGGTATTTACTCTCTTTACTGGATTTGGTGTAGGCAGTTTCATATTTGGAGAGCTACTGCGCTTTGGATTTGGGCCTTCTCTTGCGATCTTTGGTGGCATTCAGTTGATAGCTGGTTTGATCGCAGTCCCACTATTCTGGCAGGAAGTCCCCTCTCGATTACGGGGTTAGCCACTGTTGCCCAAACCAATGTTGCCTACATCAATACTGCTCAAATCAATGCGATTAGTGCTGGTAAGAGGATGTCTGAAAAGTCATAATCGAGACGCTTAGAGGGTGGAGATTCCCTTAAATCCCTCTGAACAAAGGGTGCTGGGGGGATCAAGCTAATTTTTGACACTTCTCAGACATCCTCTAAGATTTTAGTATGTTTGAGGAAAGGGAGGGAGTGTGGAACAACACGAGCATCTGACAATTGCGGAGTACCAGGCGACGGCGGAATCTTTCCGGGATGGAACTTGGGATCACGATGTCTCTCAAAATCGCGATGCTCTGGTAGCGGCTATGCCTAAGATACCTGGTAAGATACTCGACTTAGGCTGTGGGCCTGGGCGTGACTTGGTTGCTTTTAAGCGTCAGGGGCATACGGTGATTGGTTTGGATGCCACACCAGCGTTTGTGGAGATGGCGCAACAGGCGGCAGATTGTGAGGTTTGGCAACAGTCGTTTCTCCGGCTTGAGTTACCTCCAGAAACTTTTGATGGCATTTTTGCCAATGCTTCTTTGCTTCACGTTCCCCGTGCGGAAATGGTTAGGGTGTTGAAAGATTTGCATCAAACACTTGTTCCTGGCGGCGCAATTGTTATTTCTATTTGTCGCGGCGATGATGAGGGTTATAGCGTTCGTCCAACTGGTTATCGTTATGTTGTTGGTTGGGAATATGAAACTTTAACTGCTTGTCTAGAAAAAGCTGATTTTGAAATTTTGCACCACTACTATCGTCCGCCTGGTTTGCCCTGCGAGGCTCAATCTTGGCTGGTGATGGTGGCAAGAAGAAAAGTTTTGAGTTGTTTGTAGGAATTTGCAGATGATGGCTGAATCATACATTTTTATAGGTGGGGCAAGTCGGGGTGTAGGTAGAGAAATTGCCAATTACTTAACAGGGGAAAATCAAAAGGTAAAGGCAATGTTGCGCTCCGATCAGTCTCGCGCTGATTTGGAAGGGATTGGAATTAAAGTAGTAATGGGAGATGCCCTAAATGTTGCCTCTGTGGAGCAGGCAATGCTGGGAGAATCGATTCATGCTGTAATTAGTACCATTGGCGGTTTACCTAAAGACGGCGAAAGGGCTGATTATTTGGGCAACAAAAATCTCATAGATGCGGCGGTGAAAGCGGGGGTGAAAAAGTTTATCTTAGTTTCTTCTATTGGCAGTGGCAATAGTGTTGTTGCTTTGCCGCCGCAAGCTTTAGAAACTCTAAAACCAGTTTTAATAGAAAAAGAGAAAGCTGAGCAATATTTGATTGAAAGCGGACTTATTTACACAATTATTCGCCCTGGTGGGCTGAAGTCTGAACCTGCAACTGGTAACGGAGTTTTAACGGAAGATCCGCGAGTTGCGGGAACAATTCATCGGGCTGATGTGGCGCAATTGGTTTGTCGATGTCTTGAGTCTGATACTGCTAATAATAAAGTTTTGTCAGCTGTTGACAGAAATATGATGTATGGGCAAGCTGAGTTTGAGGAGTTTAGCTTGACTTGAAGGGTTTTAGCCAGCTGCGATAAATTGCTAAGTCGAGGGTGAAACGAGCGATCGCAAACAGCAAGATACTCTCAACTCCCAGTAGAGCATACAACCAGAAGGTATCGGGGAAATTTAGCCCAACCTCTATTTGCCCTAACCCTCGCACCAACCC
This window encodes:
- a CDS encoding PAS domain S-box protein, whose translation is MQQTNLRLSKYLQSISQSASIIVFAIGCLVIIGWIFDITILKSVFPGFVTMKANAALLFILAGASLYKEGKRRKVKMNKLEIGEFSKVNSQDSRVPIYHLVLPFIVALIGLLTLIQYGFSVDFGIDKLLIKDSINAIHSFPPGRMAFNTALNFLILGVSQILLLRKRPNYHFAQMLSIAAFLVGWLAFLGYLYGISSFYGISVYTKIALHSAIAFMLLSIGILFACPDKGLMAVITSNNAGGMMARRLSLAVILIPPILSWFILVGYRHDKVNAEEGFTVIGVMNLVIFSILIWGNAKSLNTIDEQRQKAEEELRQLNAELEERIEHNMTELKRSNEQLASEIVERQQALVALQESEERFRQITNNIREVFWMSDPDKNKIIYINPAYEEIWGRTRESLYEQPKSFVDAIHEEDRDRILADFAKQASGEYDEQYRIIQPNGQQCWIRDRAFPIRNAQGQVYRIVGIAEDISDRQQVESALRKATEELEIRVQERTAELALANADLQEQIQERKAAEAALQRTTSLQRAILDGANYTIISTSVDGTILTFNRAAEALLGYAAEEVVGKTTPAIFHDTEELKQRSLLLGEQAEQFPLFEVLIAKARLGETDEQEWTYICKDGRRSRMLLSVTALHDAEGNITGFLGIGSDITESKKAQEELRESQQRLQAILDNSPAFIYLTDTQNKYQLVNRRYEELFRVPKEQIVGKSLYDIWPLEIADRFAENNLNVLQATTSLEIEESVPLDDGIHTYLSIKFPLYDSSGVPYAVCGISTDITQRKQAEEALQKLNAELESRVKERTSELTLANEHLKIEILERQIAEERLQHLLTSSPAVIYSCKASNDYGATFISENVISQLGYEAREFIEDSGFWMNHIHPEDRPDILAGLSNLFERGHHNHEYRFLRPDGTYRWMHDELKLVRDEAGNPIEVVGSWWDITERKLSEEERAHLLLREQAARELAQANEQRYRSLAEAMPQIVFSAQPDGSCDYFNQRWVDYTGLTLQESLGYKWVSAVHPDDRQQIRRDWYHAVGRGISYEGEHRLKRSLDGQYRWHLNRIVPLHDQDGQIVKWLGTSTDIHDRKQMESALRESETRFRRVVDSNMIGINFWDVFGNVTEANDAFLGMIGYTREDLLSGKVLWKDMTPLEYKALDEQKLQEVAATGICTPFEKEFIRADGRRVPVLIGGALLEGNEYQGVCYIIDITERKQMEETLSKQAQELARSNAELEEFAYVASHDLQEPLRMVASYTQLLSRRYKGKLDEDADEFITFAVDGANRMQRLIKDLLEYSRVGTRGNEFDPVECEDVLHEAIANLEFAIDESNAIITYDPLPTVRGDSTQLGQLLQNLIGNAIKFRQDTPPRIHIGVQPTENEWIFSVRDNGIGLNPQECDRIFVIFQRLHAREAYPGTGIGLAICKKIVERHGGQIWVESQVGQGSVFYFTIPRTGVH
- a CDS encoding methyltransferase domain-containing protein, which codes for MEQHEHLTIAEYQATAESFRDGTWDHDVSQNRDALVAAMPKIPGKILDLGCGPGRDLVAFKRQGHTVIGLDATPAFVEMAQQAADCEVWQQSFLRLELPPETFDGIFANASLLHVPRAEMVRVLKDLHQTLVPGGAIVISICRGDDEGYSVRPTGYRYVVGWEYETLTACLEKADFEILHHYYRPPGLPCEAQSWLVMVARRKVLSCL
- a CDS encoding cobalamin-binding protein, encoding MKQKELKLVSLIPSATEILAILGLTDAIVGRSHECDYPREIQNLPVCTQPKFNPEGSSPEIHDRVTDLLQSALSVYKVETDILEQLQPTHIVTQAQCEVCAVSLAEVEKAVASLTHSQAQIISLQPNFLSDVWDDIARVAAALGVESQPVLTGLQSRIDGCVEKTRSLSLTTRPTVACIEWIDPLMAAGNWIPELVKMAGGESLFGVAGEHSPWLKWEEMAIANPAIIIFMPCGFDLSRTRSEAIEVIQRPEWQSLQAVQTGRIYLTDGNAYFNRPGPRLVDSLEILAEIIHPDIFHFGYQGTGWEFL
- a CDS encoding MFS transporter, with translation MPKSKESFNHLPHTESADLGIRLKQHKDLFLLLSIAAGLIFLQGYMIAPLIPRLAEVFNVPVQEIGFIVPAYMLSYALMALFFGLLSDRFGRWSIIRISLALFVICTALTATAQTASQMATWRLLTGIGASGVIPLTFALIGDLFPFNQRGGKLGLVFAAMEGGMAAGSAGGAILEPFVGWRSLFIGTAVLAAVVLWRLHPYGSLFDTPKVTKLPTIRQIFRGYSQILATFRGKRTYIYVLWNGIYHSGVYTWLGLYLSQRYNMDALSIGLNILGYGIPGLLLSSLIGQAVDRWGRRWLVPAGLVMAALAGIGMIFEIPPIGTTIAVLILSLGYDLTQPLFVGIVTDLGDDNNLGQTMGLKVFTLFTGFGVGSFIFGELLRFGFGPSLAIFGGIQLIAGLIAVPLFWQEVPSRLRG
- a CDS encoding SDR family oxidoreductase, which translates into the protein MMAESYIFIGGASRGVGREIANYLTGENQKVKAMLRSDQSRADLEGIGIKVVMGDALNVASVEQAMLGESIHAVISTIGGLPKDGERADYLGNKNLIDAAVKAGVKKFILVSSIGSGNSVVALPPQALETLKPVLIEKEKAEQYLIESGLIYTIIRPGGLKSEPATGNGVLTEDPRVAGTIHRADVAQLVCRCLESDTANNKVLSAVDRNMMYGQAEFEEFSLT